A section of the bacterium SCSIO 12696 genome encodes:
- a CDS encoding DUF4381 domain-containing protein has protein sequence MNDPLTQLQDIHLPQTISWWPLSPALWGLLVVTLVMLAALLWWAFVSYRRNRYRRLTRKSIAHHFSDYQQHNNQQQLCRQLFSTLRRCLLTSANIELAAAASYSLSNLLTVADQPGKTLFSRELIALVEQQLYAPKPQPLSDEQLQQLRQNALQWVKQVNTAKLTPEVPSHG, from the coding sequence GTGAACGACCCACTGACGCAACTGCAGGACATTCACCTGCCGCAAACCATTAGCTGGTGGCCATTATCCCCCGCTTTATGGGGTCTGTTGGTGGTTACCCTGGTAATGCTCGCTGCTCTGCTTTGGTGGGCATTTGTCAGCTATCGGCGCAACCGCTATCGACGCCTGACACGCAAATCTATTGCCCATCACTTTAGTGACTATCAGCAGCACAATAATCAGCAGCAACTGTGCCGGCAGTTGTTCAGCACATTGCGCCGTTGCCTGCTGACGTCCGCAAACATTGAACTGGCGGCAGCGGCCAGTTATTCCCTGAGTAACTTGCTGACCGTCGCCGACCAACCCGGCAAAACCTTGTTTTCAAGAGAGTTAATAGCACTTGTAGAGCAGCAACTCTACGCACCAAAGCCACAACCATTATCTGATGAACAACTACAACAGTTACGCCAGAACGCTCTGCAATGGGTCAAGCAGGTGAATACTGCCAAGTTAACCCCCGAGGTGCCCAGCCATGGCTGA
- a CDS encoding glutathione S-transferase family protein gives MGLLVNGEWQDQWYDTKQSGGAFQREAAQLRNWVTADGLAGPSGKGGFRAESGRYHLYVSLACPWAHRTLIFRQLKKLDAHISVSVVSPDMLDRGWTFNTEEGGSGDDLFGYEFLHQVYTRNKADYTGRVTVPVLWDKQQNCIVSNESSEIIRMFNQAFNEITGDTQDFFPANKHDEIESINKVVYDTINNGVYRCGFATSQEAYQQAYQSLFESLDQIEERLSGQRYLVGSDVTEADWRLFTTLIRFDAVYHGHFKCNRERLEDFPAISNYVRELYQWPGVADTVDFYHIKRHYYFSHTMINPTQVVPAGPDIDYDRPHNRDTVSLD, from the coding sequence ATGGGACTTTTAGTTAACGGCGAGTGGCAAGACCAATGGTACGACACCAAGCAATCCGGCGGTGCTTTTCAGCGCGAAGCGGCACAGCTGCGCAATTGGGTAACGGCTGATGGTTTAGCGGGGCCAAGCGGTAAGGGTGGTTTTAGGGCCGAATCTGGCCGTTACCATTTGTATGTATCCCTGGCTTGCCCGTGGGCGCATCGCACCCTGATTTTTCGTCAGCTGAAAAAACTGGATGCCCATATCAGCGTCTCTGTTGTCAGCCCGGATATGCTGGATCGTGGGTGGACGTTCAACACCGAGGAGGGCGGCTCGGGGGATGATTTATTCGGCTATGAATTTCTGCACCAGGTGTATACCCGCAATAAAGCGGATTACACCGGCCGAGTCACCGTGCCAGTGCTGTGGGATAAGCAGCAGAATTGCATTGTGAGCAACGAATCGTCAGAAATCATTCGCATGTTCAACCAGGCGTTTAATGAGATTACCGGCGATACCCAAGACTTCTTTCCAGCAAACAAACACGATGAAATTGAGTCCATCAACAAGGTCGTTTACGACACCATTAATAATGGTGTTTACCGGTGTGGTTTCGCAACCAGCCAGGAAGCTTATCAACAGGCTTACCAATCTCTTTTTGAGTCGCTGGATCAGATAGAAGAGCGCCTGAGTGGCCAGCGCTACTTGGTTGGCAGCGATGTTACCGAAGCAGATTGGCGGCTGTTTACAACATTGATTCGTTTTGATGCGGTTTATCACGGCCACTTCAAATGCAACCGGGAGCGGCTGGAAGATTTTCCAGCCATCAGCAATTACGTGCGCGAGCTGTATCAATGGCCGGGGGTGGCGGATACGGTGGACTTCTACCACATCAAACGACACTACTATTTCAGCCACACCATGATCAATCCAACACAGGTAGTGCCCGCCGGCCCGGATATTGATTATGATCGCCCGCACAACCGCGATACAGTGTCACTGGATTAA
- a CDS encoding pirin family protein yields MYYLRPGSERGRANYGWLDSKHSFSFGHYYDPKHMGISALRVINDDTLKPGAGFDTHGHRDMEIISYVLEGAIEHKDSMGNRFVVPAGEVQRMSAGTGITHSEFNHSHSDRMRFLQIWIQPNRQRTQPSYQQKKIVQQGPLTPLVTPDGRDNSITMQQDASLYCLQLKPGERYQFSPQQRPGYMHVISGKADLNGYELKDGDALGIVEKPLAVSARSDFTALWFDLPEINV; encoded by the coding sequence ATGTACTACTTACGCCCCGGCAGTGAGCGCGGTCGCGCTAACTACGGCTGGTTGGATAGCAAACATTCTTTTTCATTTGGCCATTACTACGATCCTAAGCACATGGGTATCTCCGCCTTGCGCGTGATTAACGACGATACTCTTAAACCCGGTGCCGGATTTGATACTCACGGCCATCGTGATATGGAGATTATTTCCTATGTGCTTGAGGGCGCTATTGAGCATAAAGACAGCATGGGTAATCGCTTTGTGGTGCCCGCCGGTGAAGTGCAGCGAATGAGTGCTGGTACCGGTATCACTCATTCTGAGTTCAATCATTCTCACAGTGACAGAATGCGCTTTTTACAAATATGGATTCAGCCTAATAGGCAGCGCACACAGCCAAGCTACCAGCAAAAAAAGATCGTACAACAAGGGCCACTAACGCCACTGGTGACGCCAGATGGTCGCGATAACTCAATCACCATGCAGCAGGATGCCAGCCTCTATTGTTTGCAGTTAAAGCCCGGTGAGCGATATCAATTCAGCCCTCAGCAGCGCCCGGGTTATATGCACGTTATCAGCGGTAAGGCTGATCTGAATGGTTACGAATTAAAAGATGGCGACGCCTTAGGCATTGTGGAAAAGCCTTTGGCAGTAAGTGCCAGAAGCGATTTCACCGCTTTGTGGTTTGACCTGCCGGAAATCAATGTTTAA
- a CDS encoding VWA domain-containing protein, producing MADLELLANFHLLRPWWLLAIPVGIALLWLSRKRLSSGDWAKVIDARWLPFMVESATARKHQLWPWITALIIAAVALSGPTWQQLPQPLHKDQGALVILLDLSPSMQAQDLKPNRITRARYKLRDILQQRKQGQTALIVYSANAHVVTPLTDDTATIVSQLPVLTPSLLSPAGSNTEAALDLALQLLRNSRITRGDLLLITDGVASKARTHIYQALRGSDYRLSVLALGTEQGAPIALPDGGFAKDRDGNIVIPRLDRPPLIQLAQRNSGQYSDLAADNRDIDALMAHISSAQSSPFELQRETLQRTFDSWHDQGYWLALLLLPLVVLAFRRGAVTVLMVAPLITLGSVQPSHADEADTRPPGFEQLPDVLQTPDQRGQKAFREKRFEDAAEAFQSPQWRGSAAYRAGDYKTALEAFQQDDSATGLYNQGNALAQLGQLEEAIKRYEQALAKDPNLSAAAANKALVEQAQKQQQQQSQQDEGHEGSGDQQQGEDSSGSPQQSQQDSPSESEGDSQQQSNPQQSSADDQQGEQSPDQQGQPSEDQQQASEQNSSEGEQQPGNEEQKPVAGSSSDNSDEEAERAMEQFLRKVPDDPGAFLREKFRRQQQRQQRQNQPERW from the coding sequence ATGGCTGACTTGGAATTACTGGCAAACTTTCACCTGTTGCGCCCTTGGTGGTTGCTGGCGATACCAGTGGGCATCGCGCTGTTGTGGCTGAGCCGCAAGCGCTTGTCATCCGGCGACTGGGCAAAGGTAATCGACGCTCGCTGGCTGCCGTTTATGGTGGAATCCGCCACAGCGCGCAAGCACCAGCTTTGGCCCTGGATTACCGCATTGATCATAGCGGCAGTGGCGCTCTCCGGGCCCACCTGGCAGCAACTGCCGCAGCCGCTGCACAAGGACCAAGGTGCCCTGGTGATCCTGCTGGACCTGTCTCCATCCATGCAGGCTCAGGATTTAAAGCCCAACCGCATCACTCGAGCTCGCTACAAACTGCGCGACATCCTGCAGCAGCGCAAACAAGGGCAAACGGCGTTGATCGTATACAGCGCTAACGCCCACGTGGTGACGCCACTCACCGACGATACCGCAACCATTGTGTCGCAACTGCCGGTGCTTACTCCAAGCCTGCTCAGCCCCGCTGGCAGCAATACCGAAGCGGCACTGGACCTGGCATTGCAACTGTTGAGAAACAGCCGCATTACCCGCGGCGATTTACTGTTGATTACTGACGGTGTCGCCAGCAAAGCTCGTACCCATATCTATCAGGCATTGCGTGGCAGCGATTATCGGTTGTCGGTATTGGCGTTGGGCACTGAACAAGGCGCGCCTATCGCCCTGCCCGATGGCGGTTTTGCCAAAGATCGCGACGGCAATATTGTTATCCCCCGCCTCGATCGCCCACCGCTGATTCAGCTGGCCCAGCGCAACAGCGGCCAGTACAGTGACCTGGCTGCGGACAACAGAGATATCGACGCCCTGATGGCTCATATCAGCAGCGCCCAGTCTTCTCCCTTTGAGTTACAGCGAGAAACCTTGCAGCGCACCTTTGACAGCTGGCACGACCAAGGCTACTGGCTGGCGCTGTTGTTGCTGCCACTGGTGGTACTGGCTTTTCGGCGCGGAGCTGTCACTGTGTTGATGGTGGCGCCACTGATCACACTGGGCTCCGTGCAGCCCAGCCATGCCGATGAAGCAGACACTCGCCCTCCCGGCTTTGAACAACTGCCCGATGTCTTGCAAACCCCGGATCAACGGGGCCAAAAGGCATTTCGGGAAAAACGTTTTGAAGACGCTGCTGAAGCGTTTCAGTCTCCGCAGTGGCGCGGTAGTGCCGCCTACCGGGCTGGTGATTACAAAACGGCTCTTGAGGCGTTTCAACAAGACGACAGTGCCACCGGACTGTACAACCAGGGCAACGCCTTGGCACAGCTGGGCCAGCTGGAAGAGGCGATCAAGCGCTATGAACAAGCGTTGGCAAAAGATCCAAACCTGAGTGCCGCAGCCGCCAACAAGGCCTTGGTAGAACAAGCCCAAAAACAGCAACAGCAACAAAGTCAGCAAGACGAAGGCCACGAGGGTTCAGGTGATCAACAACAAGGTGAGGACAGCTCTGGCTCGCCACAGCAATCTCAGCAAGACTCGCCGTCAGAATCCGAGGGCGATTCCCAGCAACAGAGCAACCCGCAACAATCCTCAGCTGACGACCAGCAAGGGGAGCAAAGCCCAGATCAACAGGGGCAGCCCTCTGAAGACCAACAACAGGCCAGTGAACAAAACTCCTCTGAAGGTGAGCAGCAACCAGGCAATGAAGAACAAAAGCCTGTTGCGGGCAGTAGCTCCGACAACTCCGACGAAGAAGCGGAACGCGCTATGGAGCAATTTTTACGCAAAGTACCCGATGACCCCGGGGCTTTTTTGAGGGAAAAGTTTCGCCGCCAACAGCAGCGCCAACAACGCCAAAACCAACCGGAGCGATGGTAG
- a CDS encoding nitroreductase family protein, producing MDALHALQNRVSTPRLSAPSPSSEALQNIKQAAMRAADHRMLRPWRFLVIEGEGLTRLGQLFVAAKTPEGETLSADQQALWACKAQRAPMIIVAIASCKDDEKVPEIEQIISAGCCVQNMLNAAFAQGVGAVWRTGDFAYHRAVRNGLGVDDHEKIVGYLYLGTPEGRQKAVPEVDTEQFFSNW from the coding sequence ATGGACGCTCTACACGCCTTGCAAAACCGCGTTTCAACCCCGCGACTAAGCGCCCCCTCCCCTAGCTCTGAAGCACTGCAAAACATCAAACAGGCCGCCATGCGGGCAGCGGATCATCGCATGCTGCGTCCGTGGCGATTTTTGGTGATTGAAGGTGAAGGCCTGACCAGGCTGGGGCAACTGTTTGTTGCCGCCAAGACACCCGAGGGCGAAACCTTGTCCGCCGACCAGCAGGCATTGTGGGCCTGTAAGGCACAGCGGGCACCGATGATTATCGTTGCTATTGCCAGCTGTAAAGACGACGAAAAAGTCCCTGAAATAGAACAAATTATTTCCGCAGGCTGCTGCGTGCAAAATATGCTCAACGCTGCTTTCGCCCAAGGCGTTGGCGCTGTATGGCGCACCGGGGATTTTGCCTACCATCGTGCGGTACGCAACGGCCTTGGCGTTGACGACCACGAAAAGATCGTTGGTTACCTTTACCTGGGCACACCGGAAGGTCGCCAAAAGGCCGTTCCAGAAGTAGACACTGAGCAGTTCTTCAGCAACTGGTAG
- a CDS encoding DUF58 domain-containing protein — MTEKTHQMAATAKASQFATAVADINDLVALRHAVSDLAFFPRKIVRSQLAGQLRSQFRGRGMDFEEVRHYQPGDDVRTIDWRVTARTEAPHTKVFREERERPVFVIADLRRTMLFGSKQLKITTVCQLTAALAWAGIANNDRVGALLFGTQRQLTLRPRRSHHNALQVIHSLHDLCTELPQANADRFTLSHLLEEGRRIAHPGASVFVVSDFHDLDNTSKEHLYNLTRHCDVTLCQVYDPLEQQLPPGGLYPIVSSGKRQLLNTRNRQLQQRCRQLFDSHQQQLQQLTGQMGMGLLRVSTQDSVPTLLRQSYSKRRKPA, encoded by the coding sequence ATGACAGAGAAAACGCATCAGATGGCGGCCACAGCTAAAGCGTCGCAATTTGCCACCGCAGTTGCCGACATCAATGACTTGGTGGCATTGCGCCACGCGGTCTCTGATCTGGCGTTTTTCCCTCGCAAGATAGTCCGCAGTCAACTGGCCGGGCAGCTTCGTTCGCAGTTTCGCGGCCGCGGCATGGACTTTGAAGAAGTTCGCCACTACCAGCCAGGGGACGATGTTCGCACCATTGACTGGCGAGTAACCGCACGTACTGAAGCGCCACACACCAAAGTATTTCGCGAAGAACGGGAACGGCCGGTGTTTGTGATTGCCGACCTGCGGCGCACCATGCTGTTCGGCAGCAAGCAGCTGAAAATAACCACGGTTTGTCAGCTCACCGCCGCTCTTGCCTGGGCGGGCATTGCCAACAATGACCGGGTTGGTGCGCTGTTGTTTGGTACTCAGCGCCAACTGACACTGAGGCCACGGCGCAGCCACCATAACGCCTTGCAAGTTATTCACAGTTTGCACGACCTGTGCACCGAGCTACCGCAAGCAAACGCTGACCGTTTTACCTTGAGCCACCTGCTGGAAGAAGGTCGTCGCATTGCCCACCCCGGGGCCTCGGTGTTTGTGGTCAGTGATTTCCACGACCTGGACAACACCAGCAAAGAGCACCTTTACAACCTGACTCGCCACTGCGACGTGACTCTGTGCCAGGTCTACGACCCACTGGAGCAACAGCTACCGCCGGGAGGGCTTTACCCCATTGTTAGCAGTGGCAAGCGGCAATTGCTCAACACCCGCAACCGTCAATTGCAGCAGCGTTGTCGCCAGCTGTTTGATAGCCACCAACAGCAATTGCAGCAGCTCACCGGGCAAATGGGTATGGGGTTGTTGAGGGTAAGTACACAGGACTCTGTCCCTACCCTGTTACGGCAAAGCTACAGCAAGCGGAGAAAGCCCGCGTGA
- a CDS encoding LysR family transcriptional regulator, which translates to MQKTTLEQWRMFKAVVDGGGFNQAANIVHKSPSSIHHAIHKLEESLGIKLFDVQGRKTVLTDAGELLLRRSQYLLDEVTRIEAVAETLGSGVETEIRIAVDGAFPQHFVFEALKKVSALYPQTRIDIIDTVLSGTNELIAEGKADIGLSPFPMPGGLNEEICLIELVAVAHREHPLHQLDRTLHYEDLKAYRQIIVRDSALQNKVSAGWLGAEQRWTVSHMRASVELIEQNLGYAWLPKPAISAALLAGDIKRLPLSEGASRSASFYLNYQDKDRIGLATREFMGELRLLTLDLQTSED; encoded by the coding sequence ATGCAAAAAACAACGTTGGAGCAATGGCGCATGTTTAAGGCCGTCGTTGATGGCGGCGGCTTTAACCAGGCGGCAAATATCGTGCACAAAAGCCCGTCCAGTATCCACCATGCAATCCACAAGCTGGAAGAGTCTCTGGGTATCAAGTTGTTTGATGTACAGGGGCGCAAGACCGTGTTGACCGATGCCGGGGAGCTGTTATTGCGCCGTAGCCAGTATTTACTGGATGAGGTTACCCGCATCGAAGCGGTGGCTGAGACATTGGGCAGTGGTGTTGAAACCGAAATACGTATCGCGGTGGACGGCGCGTTTCCGCAGCATTTTGTATTTGAAGCGCTAAAAAAAGTCTCAGCGCTGTACCCGCAGACTCGCATCGATATTATCGATACGGTGCTGTCGGGTACCAATGAGTTAATTGCAGAGGGCAAAGCCGATATTGGACTGTCGCCTTTTCCCATGCCGGGAGGCTTAAACGAAGAAATCTGCCTGATAGAGCTTGTTGCGGTAGCTCACAGGGAGCATCCATTGCACCAGCTTGACCGGACGCTCCATTATGAAGACTTGAAGGCCTATCGGCAGATTATTGTTCGCGACTCCGCTCTGCAGAACAAAGTGAGCGCCGGCTGGCTCGGTGCTGAGCAGCGCTGGACTGTGAGCCATATGAGGGCGTCGGTGGAACTGATTGAACAAAACCTGGGTTATGCCTGGTTGCCAAAACCGGCCATCAGTGCTGCGTTGCTCGCTGGTGATATTAAACGCTTGCCTCTCAGTGAAGGCGCCAGCCGCAGCGCCAGTTTTTACCTCAATTATCAGGATAAAGATCGCATTGGCTTGGCGACAAGAGAGTTTATGGGCGAACTGCGGCTGTTGACCTTAGACCTGCAAACCTCTGAGGATTAA
- a CDS encoding protein BatD → MTLFSRFLFVFLLLATTQASAATLTSSVNRSTLAANESLELTLVYKGGNTNQSIEFSTLDSQFERVSAPRHQQSFQWINGESESSQVWQITLHPKSTGTLTIPAFELAGVRSQPIAVTVKAAATKPDQQNPVFLEAEADKESLYVQEQLLVTYRLYHEVPLANITPGWGDIDNAEILQLGQEEYQATLGGRQYEVIEWRFALFPNASGTLEVPPFRINAYSPSGIRFRSGRRFNQFSKSLELPVKPKPANGGSHWLPASNVELTEQAIDANREWRVGEPLTRKITLTGMGTTSTFLPPVSIPDDTKLRSYPDQPKLEQAAAGNGVIASRTESIALVPTEPGIITLPAVEVQWWDTNSNRLKTARLAEKTLQVLPAETPNYTPPTTVQTNTVEVATEETPHWGIWISVAINLLMAIAIVLLLVFYRRNHIEPTSEPQTSATSSAGNEKELFANVRRHSKAGDTLATRNSIIAWANAYWPQQASMTLDKLGRLVNDSELHQKLNALDQQLYGPTATEVDLPWIATQLKRFRAHGGGAHKPSNGDNLMPLYPQ, encoded by the coding sequence ATGACACTGTTTTCACGTTTTCTGTTCGTTTTTTTGCTACTGGCTACGACTCAGGCGAGTGCTGCGACGCTGACCAGTTCGGTTAACCGTTCCACACTGGCCGCCAACGAAAGTCTTGAGCTGACACTGGTTTACAAGGGCGGAAATACTAACCAGAGCATTGAGTTTTCGACTCTGGATTCACAGTTCGAGCGAGTGTCCGCACCGCGCCATCAGCAGAGTTTCCAATGGATCAACGGCGAATCGGAATCGTCGCAAGTCTGGCAAATCACCCTGCACCCGAAAAGCACAGGCACGCTGACCATTCCCGCTTTTGAGCTGGCAGGCGTGCGCAGCCAACCCATCGCGGTTACCGTCAAGGCCGCGGCCACCAAGCCCGACCAGCAAAACCCGGTATTTCTGGAGGCGGAAGCCGATAAAGAATCTCTGTATGTTCAGGAGCAGCTGTTGGTGACCTACCGGCTGTACCACGAAGTACCTTTGGCCAATATCACCCCCGGCTGGGGAGATATCGACAACGCCGAGATTTTGCAGCTGGGGCAAGAGGAATACCAGGCCACACTGGGTGGCCGCCAATACGAAGTGATTGAATGGCGTTTTGCCTTGTTCCCCAACGCCAGTGGCACTTTGGAGGTACCGCCATTTCGAATTAATGCGTACAGCCCCAGTGGCATTCGCTTTCGCAGTGGTCGACGCTTCAACCAGTTCAGCAAATCCCTGGAATTGCCGGTCAAACCCAAACCCGCCAACGGTGGCAGCCACTGGTTACCCGCCAGCAACGTTGAGCTGACCGAGCAAGCCATTGACGCCAATCGGGAGTGGCGGGTTGGCGAGCCGTTAACCCGAAAAATCACCTTGACGGGTATGGGCACTACCTCAACGTTTTTACCGCCTGTGTCTATACCCGACGATACCAAACTTCGCAGCTACCCAGACCAACCAAAACTGGAACAAGCCGCCGCCGGAAATGGCGTTATCGCCAGTCGCACAGAATCCATCGCCCTGGTGCCGACAGAGCCTGGGATCATTACCCTGCCAGCTGTCGAAGTGCAGTGGTGGGACACCAACAGTAACCGGCTAAAAACCGCCCGCCTGGCGGAAAAAACCTTGCAAGTATTGCCTGCAGAAACCCCCAACTACACCCCGCCGACAACCGTACAAACCAACACCGTAGAAGTAGCTACTGAAGAAACACCACACTGGGGCATATGGATATCTGTGGCAATCAACCTGCTTATGGCCATCGCCATCGTTTTGCTGTTGGTTTTTTATCGCCGCAATCACATTGAACCCACCAGCGAACCGCAAACATCGGCCACATCGTCTGCCGGCAACGAAAAAGAACTGTTTGCCAACGTGCGTCGCCACAGCAAAGCGGGCGACACTTTGGCAACCCGCAACAGCATTATCGCCTGGGCAAATGCCTACTGGCCCCAGCAAGCGTCCATGACACTGGATAAACTGGGGAGGTTGGTGAATGACAGCGAACTGCATCAGAAGCTGAACGCGCTGGATCAACAACTCTATGGCCCAACGGCCACCGAAGTTGACCTGCCCTGGATTGCGACACAGCTAAAACGCTTCCGTGCTCATGGGGGTGGTGCTCACAAACCGTCTAATGGTGACAACTTAATGCCACTCTACCCACAGTGA
- a CDS encoding helix-turn-helix transcriptional regulator, whose amino-acid sequence MSEVTVRVSPNGRKGVDRLCDGPCPIERGMRIIGGKWKGSILWHLKDGPVRFNELSRQLGGASKKMVDQRLKEMEAQGLVLRNVISTRPIAVSYEMTTFGRSALGILEQLKDWSEEHKI is encoded by the coding sequence ATGAGTGAGGTAACTGTTCGTGTCAGCCCGAATGGCCGTAAGGGAGTCGATAGACTGTGTGATGGCCCCTGTCCCATTGAACGTGGCATGCGTATTATCGGCGGCAAATGGAAGGGGTCTATACTCTGGCATTTAAAAGACGGCCCGGTGCGCTTTAATGAATTGAGTCGCCAATTGGGGGGTGCCAGCAAAAAAATGGTTGATCAGCGGCTGAAAGAAATGGAGGCGCAAGGGTTGGTACTTAGAAACGTGATCAGCACTCGGCCTATTGCGGTCAGCTATGAAATGACCACCTTTGGTCGTTCTGCACTGGGGATTTTGGAACAGCTGAAAGACTGGAGTGAAGAACATAAGATCTAG
- a CDS encoding redoxin family protein, with amino-acid sequence MNSNNKLPAGSIFPPLQVKDLNDNNVTLGKPQQGASWQLVLVYRGRHCPLCTKYLNQLESYRDRLLQNGVDVVAVSGDSKAQLQAHLSKLQVSFALCYGLTQEQMQTLGLYISIPRSAEETDHNFAEPGLFVINEEGAIQVIDISNNPFVRPELEALISGLEWIRNPDNNYPIRGTLAY; translated from the coding sequence ATGAATTCAAATAATAAATTGCCTGCGGGCAGTATTTTTCCACCACTGCAGGTTAAAGACCTGAACGATAACAACGTTACATTGGGTAAACCTCAACAGGGAGCCAGCTGGCAACTTGTACTGGTTTATCGTGGCCGCCACTGTCCCTTATGCACCAAGTACCTCAATCAATTGGAATCTTACAGGGACCGATTACTGCAAAATGGTGTGGATGTAGTGGCAGTTTCAGGGGATTCCAAAGCGCAATTGCAAGCACACTTGAGCAAATTACAGGTCAGTTTTGCGCTTTGCTACGGCCTGACCCAGGAACAAATGCAGACGCTGGGGCTTTACATTTCTATCCCCCGCTCAGCCGAAGAAACCGATCATAACTTTGCCGAGCCAGGATTGTTTGTCATCAATGAAGAAGGCGCTATTCAGGTGATCGATATTTCCAACAACCCATTCGTGCGCCCGGAACTGGAGGCGTTGATATCCGGGCTGGAGTGGATTCGCAACCCGGACAACAATTATCCGATTCGGGGCACCTTGGCTTATTGA
- a CDS encoding NAD(P)H-dependent oxidoreductase, with the protein MKNIFIINAHQPYEFSEGRLNASLVAQATEFFTKRDCSVKTTIVAEGYDVKTELDKHRWADLVIVQMPVNWMGVPWPFKRYMDEVYTAGMNGELCDGDGRSRTDTGKHYGSGGTLPDTRYMLSLTFNAPIEAFDNPDQYLFQGKSVDDLFLPMHMNFRFFAMQALPTFTCYDVLKNPDIDSDFARFEQHLEHIIELSVAD; encoded by the coding sequence ATGAAAAATATTTTTATTATTAACGCCCACCAGCCCTATGAGTTTTCTGAAGGCCGGTTGAATGCATCGTTGGTTGCCCAGGCCACAGAGTTTTTTACCAAACGCGACTGCAGCGTAAAAACGACCATTGTGGCCGAAGGCTATGATGTTAAAACCGAGCTGGATAAGCATCGCTGGGCCGACTTGGTCATTGTCCAGATGCCTGTAAATTGGATGGGCGTGCCCTGGCCTTTCAAGCGTTATATGGACGAAGTGTATACAGCGGGCATGAACGGCGAGTTGTGCGATGGCGATGGCCGCAGCCGAACAGACACTGGCAAGCACTATGGCAGTGGAGGCACACTGCCAGATACCCGTTACATGTTGTCACTTACATTTAATGCCCCGATAGAAGCCTTTGATAATCCGGATCAGTATCTGTTTCAAGGTAAGTCTGTGGACGACTTATTCCTGCCCATGCATATGAATTTTCGATTTTTTGCGATGCAAGCATTACCCACTTTTACCTGTTATGACGTATTAAAAAATCCAGACATTGATTCCGACTTCGCGCGATTTGAACAACACTTAGAACACATTATTGAGCTGTCTGTGGCAGACTGA
- a CDS encoding VWA domain-containing protein, translating to MAESSGLVLQWSWILWLLPVPWVYRLVRPALPQQSAALNIPVYQHLLDAQEPASAQLPSSWFNHALLSTVWLGCLLAVARPTWIGEEIELPTSGRDLLLAVDISESMAEPDMPLGRDMLRRIIAAKAVVGQFVERRSGDRLGLILFGGSAYLQAPLTFDRTTLNQLLQEAELGMAGSATAIGDAIGLAVKQLKERPENHRVLILLTDGSNTAGSLQPMQAAEAATQLGIKIYTVGIGGGRRGWFSRNEVDEQTLLAIANTTGGQFYRAKDVQQLNDIYHHLDQLEPIEQDAETLRPSKSLFHWPLAIALLAALGLLLRRFIRGGTHG from the coding sequence ATGGCTGAATCCAGCGGTTTGGTACTCCAGTGGAGTTGGATACTGTGGCTATTGCCGGTGCCCTGGGTATACCGTCTGGTGCGCCCAGCTCTGCCGCAACAAAGTGCGGCGCTGAATATTCCGGTTTATCAACACCTGTTGGATGCCCAGGAACCCGCCTCTGCACAGCTGCCATCCAGCTGGTTTAATCACGCATTACTGAGCACGGTGTGGCTGGGCTGCCTGCTGGCAGTTGCCCGCCCCACCTGGATCGGTGAGGAAATAGAACTGCCCACCAGCGGCCGCGACCTGCTGCTGGCAGTGGATATTTCAGAAAGTATGGCGGAACCGGATATGCCTCTGGGGCGGGATATGTTGAGGCGCATTATTGCCGCCAAGGCGGTTGTCGGCCAATTTGTGGAGCGCCGCAGTGGCGACCGCCTGGGGTTGATCTTGTTCGGTGGCAGCGCCTACCTGCAAGCCCCTCTCACCTTTGACCGAACCACCCTCAATCAGCTATTGCAGGAAGCGGAACTGGGCATGGCCGGTTCCGCCACGGCCATTGGCGACGCCATCGGACTGGCTGTTAAACAGCTCAAGGAACGCCCGGAAAACCACCGGGTACTCATCCTGCTTACCGACGGTTCCAACACCGCTGGTAGTTTACAGCCGATGCAGGCGGCCGAGGCAGCCACTCAGCTGGGCATCAAAATATACACCGTTGGCATCGGCGGTGGCCGCCGCGGCTGGTTCAGCCGCAATGAAGTCGACGAGCAAACCTTGTTGGCCATTGCCAACACCACCGGCGGCCAATTTTATCGAGCCAAGGATGTGCAACAGCTCAACGACATTTACCACCACCTAGATCAGTTAGAACCCATTGAACAAGACGCAGAAACCCTGCGCCCCAGCAAATCCCTGTTCCACTGGCCGCTGGCAATCGCATTGCTCGCCGCATTAGGCCTGTTGTTGCGCCGTTTTATTCGCGGGGGCACCCATGGCTGA